A window of Cryptomeria japonica chromosome 3, Sugi_1.0, whole genome shotgun sequence contains these coding sequences:
- the LOC131058349 gene encoding germin-like protein 1-1, whose amino-acid sequence MANRMIYITLGFFLLICCYTHNVMAYDPDPLQDFCVADIASKVVVNGFPCKNPMEVSADDFFFQGLRQPGNTNNAVGSNVTGANVMQIPGLNTMGISLVRIDYALGGINPPHTHPRATEILFLMEGELFVGFIDTNNTFFSKTLAKGDVFVFPKALVHFQQNVGHENAVAISGLSSQFPGVQTIANSLFGANPPIPDSVLAKAFRIGEKLVEFIKAKFM is encoded by the exons ATGGCTAATCGCATGATTTACATCACGTTGGGATTTTTTCTGTTGATATGTTGTTACACCCACAATGTCATGGCATATGATCCCGATCCCTTGCAAGATTTTTGCGTTGCAGACATAGCAAGCAAAG TTGTGGTAAACGGGTTCCCTTGCAAAAACCCAATGGAAGTTTCGGCAGACGACTTCTTCTTCCAGGGACTGCGGCAGCCAGGGAACACCAACAATGCAGTAGGCTCCAACGTAACGGGAGCAAATGTTATGCAGATACCAGGCCTTAATACCATGGGAATATCGTTGGTCCGTATCGATTATGCACtgggtggaataaatcctcctcacacACACCCAAGAGCCACTGAAATCCTTTTTCTAATGGAAGGCGAGCTTTTTGTGGGGTTTATTGACACCAACAACACTTTTTTCAGCAAAACATTGGCgaagggagatgtgtttgtgtttccaaaggcGCTTGTTcatttccagcagaatgtggggCATGAAAATGCAGTGGCGATATCTGGATTGAGCAGCCAGTTTCCTGGAGTTCAGACAATCGCGAATTCTCTGTTTGGAGCGAATCCCCCTATTCCCGATTCCGTATTGGCCAAGGCCTTCCGCATCGGTGAAAAACTTGTGGAGTTCATTAAGGCCAAATTCATGTAA